Part of the Sorghum bicolor cultivar BTx623 chromosome 1, Sorghum_bicolor_NCBIv3, whole genome shotgun sequence genome, ctgtttcccatcgcctttagcaaggtgctatagttgtttgatcgcagctagagtagtgagagttagcgtaagcgcggtgcttaggctaggtcttgcctttgggtgtcgctggctcggacggaaagtaggggcgcactccctagtaggtgacagatcgtgggcggcattaggttctcctcacgtacgagctagttcttaaaagataaggcgtccataagcccaatagtcgctttcggtaaggggttaggtgaaaaccttttaagcgtcttaccagctcggctatccctggcagccattagtaaggtatcaatctagtgtgtctctgctatttgattaagattagttcacgagagtagaattagatatccTAGGAACctgtactcactcgttgtcctcccacctagctactctactctagttatcttgtagttatcctttttgattatctctggatcatcatcatcccTTCCTTCACCTTTCGTTACCACCTCTCTGCACTAGTTGTAACTAAGTTGAGATAGGATCTCTTTTcttacaagcatttctagctattgctttcccttgggaaaatataaattacgataccttggaatactcccgggtgaagtgctacagcggtaccttctgtgcgcttgcggaattatccaatagttaaTAGAGTTACCACACCAGGCACTTCGGGCGCCAtcaccgatatccggtggttgcgttaagaagtgccaacaagcatttctggcgccgttgccggggaaagcaTAGCCTAGAAATCTTAGTAAGAACGAATccgaaaaaaaaaatatcatcAACTTAGTATCAATTAGTTGTAGGGGGGTTTACCCCTTGCCTTTGTTTCTCTATATTGTGAAGCAGGGCATTGTATGAGTGAGTTCCAATTCAAGGCCACATTAGAAAATCCTGAGACATCCCGACAGAGTCCTAGACACCGTCTAGTAACTTATCGGAGATCCAGCTCATACTTGAATTCACTCAAGGAAGGAGGCTTAGCACCGACACTCTACCAGTCAATGGCTTCCTCATCAATCTCTGACTTCTCATCTCCATCAGTTGCCCATGTTACCATTGGACCGAGGGTGGAGGTCGAAGATGTCGACTTTGAGATTaagccatcacttatcactatggTGCAAGCAAGTACATTTAGTGGGAAGCCACATGAAGATGCAAATgcacatctccaacactttttgGAAGTGTGTAGCACTATTGCCATCAGAGGGGTAACGGCCGACGCCATCCGCCTTCGCCTATTCCCATTCTCATTGTTTGGGAAGGCAAAGCAATGGTTTTACGCTCAACCCGATGATGTCAACACCTGGAGAAGAtgtgccaatgcatttctcaagaaattCTTCCCAATAGGCAAGACATCTGCTCTGAGGGCAAAGATTTCAAGCTTCCAACAGAAGGCAGACGAGactattcccgaagcatgggaacgtctccaGGAGTACATTCAAGAGTGTCCACATCATGGAATTAAAGAGTGGCTCCTGattcaaggtttctaccatgggctGACTCCAGTAGCTCGTAGCCACCTTCATGCCGCCGCAAGAGGAGCGTTTACCTCCCTCAATGTCACTCAAGCTAAAACTCTCATTGAGAACATAGTGACAAATCAAACATGGAGAGAAGAACGCCCTCAACTCAAGAAGAGAAGCACGAAAACCATTGAAGAGGTAAATGAAATATCTCACAAGATGGAGTTCTTGTTGAAGAAGTTGGATGAACGAGCCAAGGTAAAGAAAGATCGAGAGGCCATCCAACAATATGCCACTGCACGTGCGAACCAACGGAGCAGGGTGCAAAATGCAAGCCATGAAGCTGTGCAATCCTTCAACAATGGACGACCAACTTCGCGCTTCCAGGgccaaggtaactctagtaactcTAACTGGCTTTCACTTAAAGAACTTGTCATTAATCAAGCTAAAATCAATGAAAGCATGAACAAAAGATTGTTAGCTAATGACAAGACTCTTGAATCATTAACTGCTAAAATGGATTCCCTTGTTTCTTCTATTAAGGACCAATTAAACTTTAATAAAATTTTAGAGTCTCAAATAGCACAAATTGCTGCTACTGTTCCTTCTTCGGTAAAttcttgcaatatctttaatgtgaccacgagagggggtaagaccactcgtgatccaCCATATCCTGACATGACAAAAAAGACTGCAAGAACAGATAAGGAAGTTGAGgaagacaaggaagaagcaCCATCTAAGCAGGAAAACACCAAGTTCTATGGAAAGACAGCTCCGCACGAGTTCTACGACACCAACATTCTGCTGCCAtttccaagaacaaggaagccAACCACCGATGAACAATTCGGGAAGTTTGTTGAGGTAATTCGGCAATTATATGTCAAAATTCCACTACTTGATGCAATGCAGGTTCCAACCTATGCCAAGTATTTGAGAGACATCCTCAACAACAAATGCCCGCTGCCTACAACTGAGGTGATTAAGCTAACAGAAGAATGCAGCGCGGCGATACTAAACCAACTAccagaaaagaagaaggaccctGGATGTCCTACCATCGACTGCTCCATTGGGACACATCACTTCGAGCATGCACTGTGCGACttgggagcaagtgtcagtgtcatGCCAAAGGTAATATTTGATAAACTAACCCATGCTGTTTTGTCCCCTACATCAATACATTTGCAGTTAGCGGATCAGTCAATTCGCCATCCTGCGGGGGTAGCTGAGAATATCCCCGTAAAGATACGCGAGTTCCTGGTCCCTGTGGATTTCGTGGTACTCGACATGGAGGTGGATGAAAAGACTCCACTTATCCTGGGAAGACCATTTCTCAGCACTGCTAATGCACATATTGACGTTGGAGCCGGAGAAATTCAATTTACAATCAATGGGGCCCAGGAGAAGTTTAACTTCAAACCAAAGGTAGTGCAATGCTCACTAATCTTGGCAGTGGATGTGGCAACCGTCACATTCATAACTAGGCCAAAGAAAAAGACCAATCCAACGCCAAGAGCAAAGAGCAAGAAAATATGGAAGAAGAAGGTAATACAACCGATGACACCTCCGAAGAAAATTTCTGTATCAACTCAAGGAGGAGGTCCTGTTCTAAGGACCTGAGGTAACAGCTCTTCCATCAAGGTAAGCCCAC contains:
- the LOC110430140 gene encoding uncharacterized protein LOC110430140, whose amino-acid sequence is MTKKTARTDKEVEEDKEEAPSKQENTKFYGKTAPHEFYDTNILLPFPRTRKPTTDEQFGKFVEVIRQLYVKIPLLDAMQVPTYAKYLRDILNNKCPLPTTEVIKLTEECSAAILNQLPEKKKDPGCPTIDCSIGTHHFEHALCDLGASVSVMPKVIFDKLTHAVLSPTSIHLQLADQSIRHPAGVAENIPVKIREFLVPVDFVVLDMEVDEKTPLILGRPFLSTANAHIDVGAGEIQFTINGAQEKFNFKPKVVQCSLILAVDVATVTFITRPKKKTNPTPRAKSKKIWKKKVIQPMTPPKKISVSTQGGGPVLRT